A part of Agrobacterium vitis genomic DNA contains:
- a CDS encoding Hcp family type VI secretion system effector, whose translation MPIYLKVDGIQGDATHEEHRNWMDIEAIHWNVSRAMNTTAGSTANREASEPAISEVILTKVSDSSSTKLFQEACAGRTGKQAVIHMVTTGNPGNTYIEYTLTNTLIANYSVDSSGDRPVETIKLNFTKIEVKYTPYDDQNNPKSPMIASYDLSTTKAA comes from the coding sequence ATGCCGATTTATCTCAAGGTCGATGGTATCCAGGGTGATGCTACCCACGAAGAGCACCGCAACTGGATGGACATCGAGGCCATTCACTGGAACGTTAGCCGTGCCATGAATACCACGGCTGGTTCTACCGCCAACCGTGAAGCCTCTGAACCCGCAATTTCCGAAGTCATCCTGACCAAGGTCAGCGATTCCTCTTCCACGAAATTGTTCCAGGAAGCCTGCGCTGGCCGCACCGGCAAGCAAGCGGTGATCCACATGGTCACCACCGGCAATCCCGGCAATACCTATATCGAATACACGCTCACCAATACGCTGATCGCCAATTATTCCGTCGATTCCAGTGGTGACCGTCCGGTCGAAACCATCAAGCTGAACTTCACCAAGATCGAAGTGAAGTATACGCCTTACGACGACCAGAACAACCCGAAGTCGCCGATGATCGCATCTTACGATCTGTCGACCACAAAGGCTGCGTAA
- the secD gene encoding protein translocase subunit SecD, which translates to MKTSPWLVATYVVIIAFGILTALPNILSPNTLNSFPSWFPKDKVALGLDLRGGSHLVLEVDSADLVQERLQSLIQDSRRALRDAGVDAATVRKSGSSLVVTLQSAEQRPAALTALGKLAHPVGLTGTPDLAFAGDGATISITLAEAGITDRANAGVEQSLEIIRQRIDQVGVAEPTIQRIGGDRILVQLPGTQDPARIRELLGSTAKMSFHMLSESATDGTAVPRGVTMLKDDEGRAYPVDDRVELAGDRLTDARVGFDPNTNEPLVSFRFDTAGAARFAEITRVNVGKPFAIVLDDKVLSAPVIREPITGGSGQISGNFTVESATDLAALLRAGALPVKLTVIEERTVGADLGADAIKMGVYTGLIGFALVVGFMIVLYGGWGIIANLALGLNVILTFACLSLIGATLTLPGIAGIVLGIGLAVDANVLINERIREETRKGRGAMAALDAGFRRAYSTIIDSNVTALIATLLLFWFGSGPVRGFAITMGLGIAISMFTAVSVVRVVMLAIIRRYKLKRLDIKPLLPVQLIPDGTRIRFMKARFIGIGISAFLSIASVILFFTPGLNYGVDFRGGIQLEVVTQDRADLAAFRSGLDGLGLGDVTLQEFGDVRHLLVRVERQPGGEEAQTAAVEKLRAEVKVIDATASVERTEVVGPKVSGELAMAGFLSVVLASLAMLAYIWARFEWPFAVGAIATLVLDVTKTIGFFALTGLDFNLTAIAALLTLVGYSVNDKVVVYDRMRENMRLYKTMPLRELIDLSINETLARSLYTSATAFLSLLPMAIWGGSAVESFAVPMIFGIAIAASSSVFIAAPILLFLGDWRRKRAAVPEKPAGSVEA; encoded by the coding sequence ATGAAAACCTCTCCCTGGCTTGTGGCAACCTATGTGGTCATCATTGCCTTTGGCATCCTAACGGCACTGCCGAATATTCTCTCGCCAAACACTCTCAATAGCTTTCCTTCCTGGTTCCCGAAGGACAAGGTCGCACTCGGCCTTGACCTTCGCGGCGGCTCTCATCTTGTGCTTGAGGTCGATAGCGCCGATCTGGTGCAGGAAAGACTTCAAAGCCTGATCCAGGATTCGCGCCGGGCGTTGCGCGACGCAGGCGTCGATGCGGCGACAGTGCGCAAAAGCGGCTCGTCGCTGGTCGTGACCCTTCAATCGGCAGAGCAAAGACCCGCAGCCTTGACTGCCCTGGGTAAACTTGCCCATCCGGTCGGTCTGACAGGCACGCCTGATCTGGCGTTTGCGGGTGATGGCGCCACCATATCCATAACGCTTGCCGAGGCCGGAATTACCGACCGCGCCAATGCCGGGGTCGAGCAGAGCCTGGAAATCATTCGCCAGCGTATCGACCAGGTCGGGGTTGCCGAACCAACGATCCAGCGCATCGGCGGAGATCGTATTCTTGTCCAGCTTCCAGGCACGCAGGACCCGGCGCGCATTCGCGAACTTCTTGGCTCCACCGCCAAGATGAGCTTTCACATGCTGTCGGAAAGTGCCACGGATGGAACAGCCGTCCCGCGCGGCGTCACCATGCTGAAGGATGATGAGGGCCGCGCCTATCCGGTTGATGACCGGGTGGAACTGGCAGGCGACCGCCTGACCGATGCCCGCGTCGGCTTTGATCCAAATACCAACGAGCCGCTGGTCAGTTTCCGCTTTGATACGGCGGGTGCGGCGCGCTTTGCCGAAATCACCCGTGTCAATGTCGGCAAGCCTTTTGCCATCGTTCTGGACGACAAGGTTCTGTCGGCCCCTGTCATCCGTGAGCCGATTACTGGCGGTTCCGGCCAGATTTCCGGGAATTTCACGGTGGAAAGCGCAACGGACCTTGCGGCATTGCTGCGCGCCGGGGCGTTGCCCGTCAAGCTGACGGTGATTGAAGAGCGGACTGTTGGCGCTGACCTTGGCGCCGACGCTATCAAGATGGGTGTCTATACTGGCTTGATCGGTTTTGCCCTGGTCGTCGGCTTCATGATCGTGCTCTACGGCGGTTGGGGGATTATTGCCAATCTGGCCCTCGGTCTCAATGTCATCCTGACATTCGCCTGCCTGTCGCTGATTGGCGCGACGCTGACCCTGCCGGGTATCGCGGGCATCGTGCTTGGCATCGGCCTTGCGGTTGACGCCAACGTCCTGATCAATGAGCGTATTCGGGAAGAAACCCGCAAGGGACGGGGCGCCATGGCGGCGCTGGATGCCGGTTTCCGCCGGGCTTATTCCACCATTATCGATAGTAACGTGACGGCGCTGATCGCCACGCTGCTGCTGTTCTGGTTCGGCTCCGGCCCGGTTCGCGGTTTTGCCATCACCATGGGTCTGGGCATTGCCATATCGATGTTTACAGCGGTTTCTGTGGTGCGTGTCGTCATGCTCGCCATCATCAGGCGCTACAAGCTGAAGCGTCTTGATATCAAGCCGCTGCTGCCTGTCCAGCTCATCCCTGACGGAACCCGCATTCGGTTCATGAAAGCGCGTTTCATTGGTATCGGCATTTCGGCCTTTCTTTCGATTGCCTCTGTCATCCTGTTTTTCACGCCGGGCTTGAATTATGGCGTCGATTTTCGGGGTGGTATCCAGCTTGAAGTGGTGACCCAGGACCGCGCCGATCTCGCTGCCTTCCGGTCGGGACTGGATGGGCTTGGGTTGGGCGATGTCACCCTTCAGGAATTCGGCGATGTCCGTCACCTCCTGGTGCGCGTCGAACGGCAGCCGGGTGGGGAAGAGGCGCAGACTGCGGCGGTGGAGAAGCTGAGAGCCGAGGTAAAGGTTATCGATGCTACGGCGTCGGTGGAGCGCACCGAAGTTGTCGGCCCGAAGGTGTCGGGTGAACTGGCGATGGCCGGTTTCCTTTCGGTCGTGCTCGCCAGCCTGGCGATGCTGGCCTATATCTGGGCGCGGTTCGAATGGCCTTTTGCGGTTGGCGCTATCGCGACGCTCGTTCTCGATGTCACCAAGACGATTGGCTTCTTCGCGCTTACCGGGCTTGATTTCAACCTGACGGCCATCGCGGCGCTGTTGACCCTGGTCGGTTACTCCGTCAACGACAAGGTCGTGGTCTATGACCGGATGCGGGAAAATATGCGGCTTTACAAGACGATGCCGCTGCGCGAACTGATCGATCTGTCGATCAACGAAACGCTGGCCCGTAGCCTTTACACATCGGCCACCGCGTTTCTGTCCCTGCTGCCCATGGCAATCTGGGGCGGTAGCGCGGTCGAGAGCTTTGCCGTACCGATGATTTTCGGCATTGCCATTGCGGCCTCATCGTCGGTGTTTATTGCCGCACCGATCCTGCTGTTCTTAGGCGATTGGCGTCGCAAGCGGGCGGCAGTTCCGGAAAAGCCAGCCGGCTCCGTCGAGGCTTGA
- a CDS encoding FAD/NAD(P)-binding protein has product MPAANLPQAQKPPTIAIIGGGFTGAAVAWNLARKTQPGRVRIVIYEPRARLGSGLAYDTADPAHRINVPADRMSLDPDEPLDFLDWVGKHRLDEEDRQAALEDGRIFPRRRDFGAYIASKLAPYLADNRIDHIRSDVVALDQTTRGWRITQADGATLEADDVVIATSHPSPRPPKALAAILEGHPRFIPDATVPDALTVIRPDDAVLIVGNGLTGADIAASLLARNHLGPITSISRRGLRSRGHAGTVQEPYGDFIDPASRSIRQLTRRIREQINHAAAEGISWHAVLDAVRAQAQEIWGGLPLDERRRLVRHLRPFWDVHRFRIAPQVEGAINQAITRGQMEILAASVQTASYDGSRIRVSLRLARSTETVSRLVDAVVIATGPAHGAIIDNQPYLRNLALKGLIGLDPTGLGLHCDRQSRLLDRDGAVTPGLLVAGPLARGTFGELMGLPQVAHHARDIADHLYARLKEARRDAPVTEEDAA; this is encoded by the coding sequence ATGCCTGCCGCCAACCTGCCTCAGGCCCAAAAGCCGCCAACAATCGCCATCATTGGTGGCGGCTTTACCGGAGCAGCCGTCGCCTGGAACCTGGCCCGCAAAACCCAGCCAGGCCGTGTTCGCATCGTCATATATGAGCCGCGCGCCAGACTTGGCAGCGGCCTTGCCTATGACACGGCCGATCCGGCTCATCGCATCAACGTCCCCGCAGACCGGATGAGCCTCGACCCGGACGAGCCTCTCGACTTTCTCGATTGGGTGGGCAAGCACCGTCTGGATGAGGAAGACAGGCAAGCGGCATTGGAGGACGGCAGGATATTTCCGCGCCGCCGCGATTTCGGTGCCTATATCGCCTCGAAGCTGGCACCGTATCTGGCCGACAACCGGATAGACCACATCAGATCCGATGTCGTTGCGCTGGACCAAACCACGCGAGGCTGGCGCATAACACAAGCGGACGGAGCGACCCTGGAGGCAGATGATGTGGTGATCGCCACCAGTCACCCCTCCCCCAGGCCACCAAAAGCGCTTGCCGCCATTCTGGAAGGACATCCACGCTTCATTCCCGATGCCACCGTACCGGATGCGCTCACCGTCATTCGCCCGGACGATGCCGTTCTTATTGTCGGCAATGGCCTGACGGGTGCTGATATCGCAGCGTCCTTGCTGGCGCGAAACCATCTTGGGCCGATAACCAGCATTTCGAGACGTGGCCTGCGCTCAAGAGGCCATGCCGGAACGGTGCAGGAACCCTACGGTGACTTTATCGATCCAGCAAGCCGATCGATCCGGCAGCTGACCCGCCGCATCCGTGAACAGATCAACCATGCCGCAGCGGAAGGCATCAGTTGGCATGCCGTGCTGGACGCGGTCCGCGCCCAGGCCCAGGAAATCTGGGGCGGACTGCCGCTCGATGAAAGGCGGCGCCTGGTGCGCCATCTGCGCCCTTTTTGGGATGTGCATCGGTTCCGCATCGCCCCGCAAGTTGAAGGGGCCATCAACCAGGCGATCACCCGGGGCCAAATGGAGATATTGGCAGCGTCGGTACAAACAGCCTCCTATGATGGATCGAGAATCCGTGTCTCCCTGCGTCTGGCGCGCAGCACGGAAACGGTGTCGCGGCTTGTCGATGCCGTGGTCATTGCCACCGGTCCCGCGCATGGCGCCATCATCGATAACCAACCCTATCTCCGCAATCTGGCGCTTAAAGGCTTGATCGGCCTCGACCCGACCGGACTTGGACTGCATTGCGACCGGCAATCGCGCCTTCTCGACCGGGATGGAGCGGTGACGCCGGGCCTGCTGGTCGCCGGACCGCTTGCCCGGGGGACATTTGGCGAATTGATGGGTCTGCCCCAGGTCGCGCATCACGCCCGCGACATCGCCGATCATCTGTATGCGCGGCTAAAGGAAGCCCGCCGCGATGCGCCAGTAACCGAAGAGGACGCAGCATAA
- a CDS encoding SfnB family sulfur acquisition oxidoreductase, giving the protein MNIIAKPETVGIPAIPRPIEPAHVIRSDAEAIEIAHRLAADFARDAAIRDRDRIWPVAELDVFSQSGLWSINVPKEFGGPELSYATLAKVIEIISQADSSIGQVAQNHLGVVAAIRTVSDKAQQQLIFGEVLKGLRLGNAFSEFGSKRAADFETKFTDHGDHVIVNGKKFYSSGALLAHKVPIVALDEEGRAWYAIADRDAPGLTVIDDWSSFGQRTTLSGTVILENVKVDKAWLVPGYKGYEVPTADGAIFQIIQVAVDTGIAQAAIVETIDFVRTKSRPWVDSGLERASDDPYTIQAVGSLSLRLHAAQALLEKAGRAIDVAVANPNTDTVAQAQIITAEAKILSTEIAIEATNKLFELAGTRSTLAEHNLDRHWRNARTHTLHDPVRWKYSILGKYYLNGENPPLHAWS; this is encoded by the coding sequence ATGAATATCATTGCCAAGCCGGAAACCGTTGGAATACCCGCCATCCCGCGCCCCATCGAACCCGCGCATGTGATCAGAAGCGATGCGGAAGCAATCGAGATTGCCCATCGCCTCGCAGCAGATTTCGCCAGGGATGCGGCAATCCGGGATCGCGACAGAATTTGGCCGGTTGCGGAACTCGACGTTTTTTCCCAGAGCGGCCTCTGGTCGATCAATGTGCCAAAGGAGTTCGGTGGCCCCGAGCTTTCCTATGCCACGCTGGCCAAAGTCATCGAAATCATTTCGCAGGCCGATTCCTCCATTGGACAGGTGGCGCAAAACCATCTTGGCGTCGTGGCGGCAATTCGCACCGTGTCCGACAAAGCCCAGCAGCAATTGATCTTCGGGGAAGTGTTGAAAGGCTTGCGGCTGGGCAATGCCTTTTCGGAATTCGGCTCGAAACGCGCCGCCGATTTCGAAACGAAATTTACCGATCACGGCGATCATGTCATCGTCAACGGCAAGAAATTCTACTCCTCTGGCGCGCTACTCGCCCATAAGGTGCCAATCGTCGCCCTCGATGAGGAAGGCCGCGCCTGGTATGCCATCGCTGACCGCGATGCGCCCGGTTTGACCGTCATCGATGACTGGTCCAGTTTCGGCCAACGCACGACGCTTTCAGGCACAGTCATTCTGGAGAATGTCAAAGTGGACAAAGCCTGGCTGGTTCCGGGCTATAAGGGCTATGAGGTGCCGACCGCCGATGGCGCAATTTTCCAGATCATCCAGGTCGCCGTCGATACCGGCATCGCGCAGGCGGCAATTGTCGAAACCATCGATTTCGTCCGCACCAAATCCCGGCCCTGGGTGGATTCCGGCCTGGAACGCGCCAGCGACGACCCCTATACGATCCAGGCGGTTGGCAGCCTTTCACTCCGCCTGCATGCGGCCCAGGCATTGCTGGAAAAAGCCGGTAGGGCCATCGACGTCGCTGTTGCCAACCCCAATACCGACACCGTAGCCCAGGCACAAATCATCACCGCCGAGGCGAAAATTCTATCGACCGAGATTGCCATTGAAGCGACCAATAAATTGTTCGAGCTCGCAGGCACGAGATCGACTTTGGCCGAGCACAATCTGGACCGCCATTGGCGTAATGCCCGAACCCATACGCTGCATGACCCGGTGCGCTGGAAATATTCCATTCTCGGCAAATATTACCTGAATGGCGAAAACCCACCGCTGCATGCCTGGAGTTGA